The following proteins come from a genomic window of Nocardioides albertanoniae:
- a CDS encoding WhiB family transcriptional regulator produces the protein MTSILEPEVTLGVLHDRANRFDEDLLPCRANNPELWFAESPADVEFAKALCQTCPVQSLCLNGAVDRREPWGVWGGQLFLQGKVIPRKRPRGRPRKDAA, from the coding sequence ATGACCAGCATTCTCGAACCCGAGGTCACCCTCGGCGTTCTCCATGACCGGGCCAACCGGTTTGACGAGGACCTGCTTCCCTGCCGGGCCAACAACCCCGAGCTGTGGTTCGCCGAGTCACCTGCTGACGTCGAGTTCGCAAAAGCGTTGTGCCAGACCTGCCCCGTGCAGAGCCTGTGCCTCAACGGTGCAGTCGACCGGCGTGAGCCCTGGGGCGTTTGGGGCGGGCAGCTTTTCCTGCAGGGGAAGGTGATCCCCCGCAAGAGGCCCCGCGGCCGGCCCCGTAAGGACGCCGCCTGA
- a CDS encoding GMC oxidoreductase yields MLGAGSLAGAGMLGGAFGTSPTWASSAAMAASASSIGDGAKVPVLVIGTGYGGSVAALRLAQAGVDVHMVEMGQDWATVAPGPDGKIHPKVTSPDYRSFWMRTRTKQPVSNFLGFPIDKDVPKHAGILDAEDFAGISVYQGRGVGGGSLVNGGMAVTPKRENFGDVLPSVNAEEMYATYYPRANAGLGVGQIDPDWFERTAYYQYSRVGRKHAERSGFDWTFVPDVYDWDYMEAEDAGSVPKSALGQEILYGNNHGKKTLPKTYLAEASATGKVAISALHRAASVTPAADGGYQVVLEQINTDGDIVATKTVTAGKVFFAAGSVGTSKLLVKMKATGALPGLNSEVGQGWGENGNVMVGRANHMWDPTGPEQSTIPCSGIDNWDAGGAFAEVAPLPTGIETYASLYLSITKNPHRGTFTYNSASDAVDLSWQTAWKQDSITMAKTIFDKINSTEGTIYRTDLFGGYKIWNDQLTYHPLGGAVLDRATDNYGRLHGYDGLYVIDGGLIPGNTSVNPFVTITALAERNIEEIIATDLA; encoded by the coding sequence ATGCTCGGCGCGGGATCACTGGCTGGAGCCGGGATGCTGGGAGGAGCATTCGGGACCAGCCCGACCTGGGCGTCGTCGGCGGCCATGGCCGCCTCGGCGTCGTCGATCGGCGACGGCGCGAAGGTGCCCGTGCTGGTCATCGGCACGGGATACGGCGGCTCGGTCGCGGCTCTGCGGCTGGCCCAGGCCGGCGTCGACGTCCACATGGTCGAGATGGGACAGGACTGGGCCACCGTCGCCCCCGGGCCCGACGGCAAGATCCATCCGAAGGTCACCAGTCCCGACTACCGCTCCTTCTGGATGCGCACCCGGACCAAGCAGCCGGTCAGCAACTTCCTGGGGTTCCCGATCGACAAGGACGTCCCGAAGCACGCCGGCATCCTCGACGCCGAGGACTTCGCCGGGATCAGCGTCTATCAGGGGCGTGGCGTCGGCGGCGGCTCGCTCGTCAACGGCGGCATGGCGGTCACACCGAAACGCGAGAACTTCGGCGACGTGCTGCCATCGGTGAACGCCGAGGAGATGTACGCCACCTACTACCCACGCGCCAACGCCGGTCTCGGCGTCGGCCAGATCGATCCGGACTGGTTCGAGCGCACGGCCTACTACCAGTACTCGCGGGTCGGCCGGAAGCACGCCGAACGCTCGGGCTTCGACTGGACCTTCGTGCCGGACGTCTACGACTGGGACTACATGGAGGCCGAGGACGCCGGCAGCGTCCCCAAGTCGGCACTGGGCCAGGAGATCCTCTACGGCAACAACCACGGCAAGAAGACGCTGCCGAAGACCTACCTGGCCGAGGCGTCCGCCACCGGAAAGGTCGCGATCTCGGCCCTGCACCGCGCCGCGTCGGTGACCCCGGCCGCCGACGGCGGCTACCAGGTCGTGCTGGAGCAGATCAACACCGACGGCGACATCGTGGCCACCAAGACAGTCACCGCGGGCAAGGTGTTCTTCGCGGCCGGCAGCGTCGGCACCAGCAAGCTGCTGGTGAAGATGAAGGCCACCGGTGCGCTGCCCGGGCTCAACAGCGAGGTCGGGCAGGGCTGGGGCGAGAACGGCAACGTCATGGTCGGTCGCGCCAACCACATGTGGGACCCGACCGGCCCGGAACAGTCGACGATCCCGTGCTCGGGCATCGACAACTGGGACGCCGGCGGCGCCTTCGCCGAGGTCGCGCCGCTGCCGACCGGCATCGAGACGTACGCATCGCTGTATCTCTCGATCACCAAGAATCCGCACCGTGGGACCTTCACCTACAACTCGGCGAGCGATGCGGTCGACCTGTCGTGGCAGACCGCCTGGAAGCAGGACTCGATCACGATGGCCAAGACCATCTTCGACAAGATCAACAGCACGGAAGGGACGATCTACCGGACCGACCTGTTCGGCGGCTACAAGATCTGGAACGACCAGCTGACCTATCACCCGCTGGGCGGGGCCGTCCTCGACAGGGCGACCGACAACTACGGCCGGCTGCACGGCTATGACGGCCTCTACGTCATCGACGGTGGCCTCATTCCGGGCAACACGAGCGTCAATCCGTTCGTGACCATCACCGCGCTCGCGGAGCGCAACATCGAGGAGATCATCGCGACCGATCTCGCCTGA
- a CDS encoding dihydrodipicolinate reductase, producing MVSLCVWGTGNIGRLAIRAVDAHPRLELTSVLVHDPEKVGRDAGDLGDLGRDLGVAATDDIDSVIATRPEAIVYAASGDIRPDEAVADIVRALGAGAVVVTPALYALYDQRNAPPEMRGPVLAAITEGGGSLFVSGVDPGWANDVLPLLVSGLGSSVDVVRCQEIFDYSTYDQPDSVRYLVGMGQPMDYDAPMLAETVPTMVWGGQVRLLARALEVELDEIRESVERLPLEETVTTASMGDFDAGTQGAVRFEVQGIVAGEPLIVIEHVTRIHPSCAAHWPTPPDGDGAHRVIIEGDPRIEVTVEATDRAGNRAAGGNATAVGRLVGAVEWLIDAPPGLYDALDVPLLPATGRLGAARAAETSKTTETTETTEGTMP from the coding sequence ATGGTCAGCCTATGCGTTTGGGGCACCGGCAACATCGGCCGGCTCGCCATCCGTGCAGTCGACGCACATCCACGGCTCGAGCTGACGAGCGTGCTCGTCCACGACCCTGAGAAGGTCGGGCGCGATGCGGGCGACCTCGGCGACCTCGGCCGCGATCTCGGTGTCGCCGCCACCGACGACATCGACTCGGTGATCGCGACGCGACCGGAGGCCATCGTGTACGCCGCTTCGGGCGACATCCGGCCCGACGAGGCGGTCGCCGACATCGTGAGAGCGCTCGGCGCCGGGGCTGTGGTGGTCACGCCGGCCCTCTACGCGCTCTACGACCAGCGCAACGCTCCGCCGGAGATGCGCGGGCCGGTGCTGGCCGCGATCACCGAGGGCGGCGGGTCCCTCTTCGTCTCCGGCGTCGATCCCGGCTGGGCGAACGACGTGCTGCCACTGCTGGTCAGCGGCCTGGGCAGCAGCGTGGACGTCGTCCGGTGCCAGGAGATCTTCGACTACTCGACCTACGACCAGCCCGACTCGGTCCGCTACCTCGTCGGGATGGGCCAGCCGATGGACTACGACGCCCCGATGCTCGCCGAGACCGTGCCGACCATGGTGTGGGGCGGCCAGGTGCGGCTGCTGGCTCGTGCGCTCGAGGTCGAGCTCGACGAGATCCGCGAGAGCGTCGAGCGGCTGCCGCTGGAGGAGACCGTGACCACCGCGTCGATGGGCGACTTCGATGCGGGTACGCAGGGTGCGGTGCGCTTCGAGGTCCAGGGGATCGTCGCCGGGGAGCCGCTCATCGTCATCGAGCACGTCACCCGCATCCATCCCTCCTGCGCCGCGCACTGGCCGACGCCGCCCGACGGTGACGGTGCGCACCGGGTGATCATCGAGGGCGACCCGCGGATCGAGGTGACCGTCGAGGCGACCGATCGGGCCGGCAACCGTGCCGCGGGAGGCAACGCCACCGCGGTCGGGCGCCTCGTGGGTGCGGTCGAATGGCTCATCGACGCCCCGCCGGGGCTCTACGACGCGCTGGACGTACCGCTGCTTCCCGCGACGGGCAGGCTCGGCGCCGCCCGGGCGGCCGAGACGAGCAAGACGACCGAGACGACCGAGACGACCGAAGGAACGATGCCATGA
- a CDS encoding carboxymuconolactone decarboxylase family protein, whose product MMINVPEGRDPIAHVWGEMVPGIGPAAAGLSLAVYEHSTLGLREFEAARLRIAQINGCVFCLDWRTERDGQKVEESFVDAVAEWRTTDSFDDRTRLAAEFAELYALDHHSIDQDVWDRMAAEYTEAEIVELSMCLGSWLAFGRLNRVLGLDSACVLTPVKS is encoded by the coding sequence ATGATGATCAACGTCCCCGAAGGACGAGACCCGATCGCTCACGTCTGGGGAGAGATGGTGCCGGGGATCGGACCCGCCGCCGCGGGGCTCTCGCTCGCGGTCTACGAGCACTCGACGCTCGGGCTCCGTGAGTTCGAGGCCGCCCGGCTGCGGATCGCGCAGATCAACGGCTGTGTGTTCTGCCTCGACTGGCGCACCGAACGTGACGGTCAGAAGGTGGAGGAGTCCTTCGTCGACGCGGTGGCCGAGTGGCGTACGACGGATTCCTTCGACGACCGCACCCGGCTGGCCGCAGAGTTCGCCGAGCTCTACGCGCTCGACCACCACAGCATCGACCAGGACGTGTGGGACCGCATGGCTGCCGAGTACACCGAGGCCGAGATCGTCGAGCTGAGCATGTGCCTCGGGTCCTGGCTCGCGTTCGGCCGTCTCAACCGCGTGCTCGGTCTCGACAGCGCCTGCGTGCTCACGCCGGTCAAGAGTTGA
- the argS gene encoding arginine--tRNA ligase, with the protein MRSAVVACFGDAYAQIDTELRPATRPEFGHLQSNLPLRLAGPLGLAPREIGARLLEALDIGGLGSVELAGAGFLNVTWSPEHLADAVRELLADRHLSVPAPETPQRVVVDYSSPNVAKQMHVGHLRSTVIGDALARVLTYAGHEVVRQNHLGDWGTQFGMLVEELLGEDIRDPDAVGALDMSELLALYQRAKARFDDDPGFADAARRRVVELQSGDPTTLALWQALVDASMTEFDATYSRLGVLLTDDDFDGESRYNDRLPGIVADLQTLGALTESDGAQVAYADGFTGRDGAPLPLIVRKADGGFGYAATDLATIRHRVDDLAVDRAVYVVDHRQSQHFEMVFAVARAVGWLPGSVEVQHIGFGTVLGPDGRPFKTRSGETVTLTTLLDDAEAAVAERYDNPEVVRAVANAAVKYADLSNHLARDYVFDLGRMSATTGETGPYLQYAHARVCNVLAKGGQTTGQIIGKTYAVGTLHHPAEQRLALALTGFAPVVAKVADTLEPHHLTAYLYGLATALTAFYETCPVLRSEGEVRQTRLALCEATRQVMSAGLGLLGIEAPERM; encoded by the coding sequence CTGCGGAGCGCCGTCGTCGCCTGTTTCGGTGACGCCTACGCCCAGATCGACACCGAGCTGCGGCCGGCCACCCGGCCCGAGTTCGGCCACCTCCAGTCCAACCTCCCGCTGCGGTTGGCCGGGCCGCTCGGCCTGGCGCCCCGCGAGATCGGCGCCCGGCTCCTCGAGGCGCTCGACATCGGCGGCCTGGGCAGCGTCGAGCTGGCCGGTGCCGGATTCCTCAACGTCACCTGGTCTCCCGAGCACCTCGCCGATGCTGTCCGAGAGCTGTTGGCCGACCGGCACCTGAGCGTGCCCGCGCCCGAGACACCGCAGCGCGTGGTCGTCGACTACTCCTCCCCCAACGTCGCCAAGCAGATGCACGTCGGCCATCTGCGCTCCACGGTGATCGGCGACGCGCTGGCCCGCGTGCTCACCTACGCCGGCCACGAGGTCGTGCGGCAGAACCACCTCGGCGACTGGGGCACGCAGTTCGGGATGCTGGTCGAGGAGCTGCTCGGCGAGGACATCCGCGACCCCGACGCTGTCGGCGCTCTGGACATGTCCGAGCTGCTCGCGCTCTACCAGCGCGCCAAGGCTCGGTTCGACGACGACCCGGGATTCGCCGACGCTGCCCGGCGCCGGGTGGTCGAGCTGCAGTCCGGCGACCCGACCACTCTGGCGCTGTGGCAGGCACTCGTCGACGCCTCGATGACCGAGTTCGACGCCACCTACAGCCGGCTCGGTGTGCTCCTCACCGACGACGACTTCGACGGTGAGAGCCGCTACAACGACAGGCTTCCGGGCATCGTCGCCGACCTTCAGACACTGGGGGCGCTGACCGAGTCCGACGGAGCCCAGGTGGCATACGCCGACGGGTTCACCGGCCGCGACGGGGCGCCGCTGCCGCTGATCGTACGGAAGGCCGACGGCGGCTTCGGCTACGCGGCGACCGACCTCGCCACGATCCGCCACCGTGTCGACGACCTGGCGGTCGACCGTGCCGTCTATGTCGTCGACCATCGGCAGAGCCAGCACTTCGAGATGGTCTTCGCCGTCGCCCGGGCCGTCGGCTGGCTGCCCGGATCGGTCGAGGTGCAGCACATCGGCTTCGGCACCGTGCTCGGCCCCGACGGTCGCCCTTTCAAGACCCGATCGGGCGAGACCGTCACTCTCACCACGCTCCTCGACGACGCCGAGGCGGCCGTCGCCGAGCGCTACGACAACCCCGAGGTCGTACGCGCAGTCGCCAACGCCGCGGTGAAGTACGCCGACCTCTCCAACCATCTCGCCCGCGACTACGTCTTCGACCTGGGCCGGATGTCGGCGACGACCGGCGAGACCGGCCCCTATCTGCAGTATGCCCACGCCCGCGTCTGCAACGTGCTGGCCAAGGGCGGGCAGACCACCGGACAGATCATCGGGAAGACGTACGCCGTCGGCACCCTGCACCACCCGGCCGAGCAGCGGCTCGCGCTGGCACTGACCGGCTTCGCGCCGGTGGTCGCCAAGGTGGCCGACACGTTGGAGCCGCATCACCTCACCGCCTACCTCTACGGGCTGGCGACCGCGCTGACGGCGTTCTACGAGACCTGTCCGGTGCTGAGGTCCGAGGGCGAGGTCAGGCAGACCCGGCTGGCCCTGTGCGAGGCGACCAGGCAGGTGATGTCAGCAGGGCTCGGGCTCCTCGGGATCGAGGCGCCTGAGCGGATGTGA